Proteins encoded within one genomic window of Candidatus Brevundimonas colombiensis:
- a CDS encoding NlpC/P60 family protein: protein MTDVLDLVPPGDRLARPDLAEQALEGLVRAGAYRATEAMHCRIAVADVLSDADVRIDQLLHGEIFDVLERSNGRAWGRARRDGVVGWVVTDSLSGGAPLATHRVAGVDAALPLNALVVEKAEGLDPADLSPVGAFETDLAAVAERLLGRPHEPGARSSISTDCSGLVQQALLACGLAGPRRSDAQARLGRAVAAADAGRNDIVVWLAPPGDQDWTGHSALMLDGERIIHATGGKGVVIEPLAEVEARLVAEGFEMALFRRL, encoded by the coding sequence CGTCTCGCCCGCCCCGACCTCGCCGAACAGGCGTTGGAGGGTCTGGTGCGCGCCGGGGCGTACCGCGCGACCGAGGCGATGCACTGCCGCATCGCCGTCGCGGACGTGCTGTCGGACGCCGACGTGCGGATCGACCAACTGCTGCATGGTGAGATTTTCGACGTTCTGGAGCGATCGAACGGCCGGGCCTGGGGCCGGGCGCGGCGCGACGGCGTGGTCGGCTGGGTGGTGACGGACAGTCTGTCGGGCGGCGCGCCATTGGCGACGCATCGGGTGGCGGGCGTGGACGCGGCCCTGCCGCTGAACGCCCTGGTGGTCGAGAAGGCCGAGGGACTGGACCCCGCCGATCTCAGCCCCGTGGGCGCCTTCGAAACCGATCTGGCCGCTGTGGCCGAACGCCTTTTGGGCCGCCCGCATGAACCGGGCGCGCGATCCTCGATCTCCACCGATTGTTCGGGTCTGGTGCAGCAGGCGTTGCTGGCCTGCGGTCTGGCGGGGCCGCGCCGGTCGGACGCGCAGGCGCGGCTGGGGCGCGCGGTCGCGGCGGCCGACGCCGGGCGCAACGACATCGTGGTCTGGCTGGCGCCCCCGGGCGATCAAGACTGGACCGGCCATTCGGCCCTGATGCTGGACGGCGAACGGATCATCCACGCCACGGGCGGCAAGGGGGTGGTCATCGAACCCCTGGCCGAGGTCGAGGCGCGTCTGGTCGCCGAAGGGTTCGAAATGGCGCTGTTCCGCCGGCTTTAA
- the mmcB gene encoding DNA repair putative endonuclease MmcB, with amino-acid sequence MSAAVHLELVFSRPETTLSVTRGAARLLMDMGYAPLLEVCLPNGRRADVMGIGRKGDIVICEVKSGVDDYRVDRKWQEYGPFCDAFYFAVAPEFPQAVLPDAPGLIVADGFGGAVVRDAGVTPLAPARRKALTLAFARLGALRTMRD; translated from the coding sequence ATGTCCGCCGCCGTCCATCTCGAACTGGTCTTCAGCCGCCCGGAGACAACCCTGTCGGTGACGCGCGGCGCGGCCCGTCTGCTGATGGACATGGGCTATGCGCCGCTGCTTGAGGTCTGTCTGCCGAACGGACGACGCGCCGACGTCATGGGGATCGGGCGCAAGGGCGATATCGTGATCTGCGAGGTCAAGTCGGGCGTCGACGACTATCGCGTCGACCGCAAATGGCAGGAATACGGCCCCTTCTGCGACGCCTTCTATTTCGCCGTGGCGCCTGAGTTTCCGCAAGCCGTCCTGCCCGACGCGCCCGGTCTGATCGTGGCCGACGGCTTCGGTGGAGCGGTGGTGCGCGACGCGGGCGTCACGCCCCTTGCCCCCGCCCGGCGCAAGGCCCTGACCCTGGCCTTCGCCCGACTGGGCGCCCTGCGGACGATGCGGGATTAA
- a CDS encoding lipocalin family protein codes for MFRARLIAAFAALAFLPATAFAQAQSVDLDRFDGRWFEIERNHNTVQKDCSRAQIDFTRRDAADRYAIAVTCTRRADGKVEVLRANARVTDTATNAKFRFSLTGLLSFGGLAGQNYWVYDHAPDYSWAIMGLPDKSNWWIWHRNQNASQAERDRILARVRALGFPTGRLVHTGL; via the coding sequence ATGTTTCGCGCCCGCCTGATCGCCGCCTTCGCCGCCCTCGCCTTTCTGCCCGCCACGGCCTTCGCCCAGGCGCAAAGCGTGGATCTGGATCGGTTCGACGGCCGCTGGTTCGAGATCGAGCGCAATCACAACACCGTCCAGAAGGACTGCAGCCGCGCCCAGATCGATTTCACCCGGCGTGACGCCGCCGACCGCTACGCCATCGCCGTGACTTGCACACGCCGCGCCGACGGCAAGGTGGAGGTGCTGCGCGCCAACGCCCGCGTCACCGACACCGCGACCAACGCCAAGTTTCGTTTCAGTCTGACGGGCCTGCTCAGTTTCGGCGGTCTGGCGGGTCAGAACTACTGGGTCTACGACCATGCCCCCGACTACAGCTGGGCCATCATGGGCCTGCCCGACAAGTCGAACTGGTGGATCTGGCATCGCAATCAGAATGCGTCGCAGGCGGAACGCGACCGCATCCTGGCCCGCGTGCGCGCCCTGGGCTTTCCGACGGGACGGCTGGTCCACACCGGCCTGTAA
- a CDS encoding GNAT family N-acetyltransferase, with protein MAHAVPPHVALGPTLETERLILRPPAVEDFPRWAEFMADAESTRFIGGVQPAPQVWRLICTVAGMWALTGEGMFSILEKSSGRWIGRIGPLHPYGWPGREVGWSLHPDAMGKGYAVEAAAASLDYAFDVLGWDDVIHCIAPDNTASAAVATRLGSRSRGPGLLPEPLQDEVVNLWGQTRAEWALNRQALMR; from the coding sequence ATCGCCCATGCCGTCCCGCCCCATGTCGCCCTGGGTCCCACCCTGGAAACCGAGCGGCTGATCCTGCGTCCGCCGGCGGTGGAGGATTTTCCACGCTGGGCCGAGTTCATGGCCGATGCCGAAAGCACGCGCTTCATCGGCGGGGTTCAGCCCGCGCCGCAGGTCTGGCGCCTGATCTGCACCGTCGCCGGCATGTGGGCCCTGACCGGCGAGGGGATGTTCTCGATCCTGGAAAAGTCCAGCGGACGGTGGATCGGCCGCATCGGTCCGCTCCATCCGTATGGCTGGCCCGGTCGCGAGGTGGGCTGGAGCCTGCACCCCGACGCCATGGGCAAGGGCTATGCGGTCGAGGCCGCCGCCGCGAGCCTGGACTATGCTTTCGACGTGCTGGGCTGGGACGACGTGATCCATTGCATCGCGCCCGACAACACCGCCTCGGCGGCGGTGGCGACGCGGCTGGGATCGCGCAGTCGCGGCCCCGGCCTGTTGCCCGAACCGCTGCAGGACGAAGTGGTGAACCTGTGGGGCCAGACGCGCGCGGAATGGGCGCTCAACCGCCAGGCCCTGATGCGCTGA
- the thpR gene encoding RNA 2',3'-cyclic phosphodiesterase, giving the protein MVRLFAALTLPPDVADTLKRRQSGLPGARWRPLEALHVTLAFYGEMDERRADDLASELARVTGEPFQIALKGVGAFGDDHRSHTLWAGVETPNDRLSVLAGRCKAAGQRAGVAMEARDYRPHVTLAYLKPQTRPDRIGAWMAGHNLLHSPSIRVDRFGLYSSVLTDAGSHYALEREYLL; this is encoded by the coding sequence ATGGTTCGTCTGTTCGCCGCCCTGACTCTGCCGCCCGATGTCGCCGACACCTTGAAGCGGCGGCAATCCGGCCTGCCGGGCGCGCGCTGGCGGCCGCTGGAAGCGCTGCACGTCACCCTGGCCTTCTATGGCGAGATGGACGAGCGGCGCGCCGACGACCTGGCCTCGGAGCTGGCGCGCGTGACCGGCGAGCCGTTCCAGATCGCGTTGAAAGGCGTGGGCGCCTTTGGCGACGACCACCGCAGCCATACGCTGTGGGCCGGTGTGGAGACGCCCAACGACCGGCTGTCGGTCCTGGCCGGGCGCTGCAAGGCGGCGGGCCAGCGCGCGGGCGTGGCGATGGAGGCGCGCGACTATCGGCCCCACGTCACCCTGGCCTATCTGAAGCCCCAGACCCGTCCCGACCGCATCGGCGCCTGGATGGCGGGACACAATCTGCTGCATTCGCCGTCGATCCGCGTCGACCGCTTCGGCCTGTATTCCAGCGTCCTGACCGACGCCGGCAGTCATTACGCACTGGAGCGGGAGTATCTGCTGTGA
- a CDS encoding Bax inhibitor-1/YccA family protein yields MSDLNNGYARPLPQTADMSVDAGLRAFMLGVYNKLALGLVVAAALAYTTGNVPAVQQLLYTVGPDGRMGMTILGMAVQFAPLVLIFGSMFFMKNPTAAGTNILYWLVVATMGASLGWVFLIYTGASVASTFLVTAAAFGGLSLYGYATKRDLSPMGTFLIMGVIGLIIASLVNMFWPNGVLYWIISAAGVLLFSGLIAFDTQRLKMSYYALEGDRNAMGVATSYGALSLFINFVNLFLFLLRFMGGNRN; encoded by the coding sequence ATGAGCGATTTAAACAACGGCTACGCCCGCCCTCTGCCGCAGACGGCCGACATGTCGGTCGACGCCGGCCTGCGCGCCTTCATGTTGGGCGTCTACAACAAGCTGGCCCTGGGCCTGGTGGTCGCGGCGGCCCTGGCCTACACGACCGGCAACGTCCCCGCCGTCCAGCAACTGCTCTACACCGTCGGTCCCGACGGACGCATGGGCATGACGATCCTGGGCATGGCGGTGCAGTTCGCCCCGCTGGTGCTGATCTTCGGCTCGATGTTCTTCATGAAGAACCCGACGGCTGCGGGCACCAACATCCTTTACTGGCTGGTGGTGGCGACGATGGGCGCCTCGCTGGGCTGGGTCTTCCTGATCTACACCGGCGCCAGCGTGGCCTCGACCTTCCTGGTCACAGCGGCCGCGTTCGGCGGTCTCAGCCTGTACGGCTACGCGACCAAGCGCGATCTCTCGCCGATGGGCACCTTCCTGATCATGGGCGTGATCGGCCTGATCATCGCCTCGCTGGTGAACATGTTCTGGCCGAACGGGGTCCTGTACTGGATCATCAGCGCCGCCGGCGTGCTGCTGTTCTCGGGCCTGATCGCCTTCGACACCCAGCGCCTGAAGATGAGCTACTATGCGCTTGAGGGCGACAGGAACGCCATGGGCGTCGCCACCAGCTATGGCGCGCTGAGCCTGTTCATCAACTTCGTGAACCTGTTCCTCTTCCTGCTGCGCTTCATGGGCGGCAACCGCAACTAA
- a CDS encoding DUF2794 domain-containing protein: MSMTPHDTAPAPGPVFFDRRELDPILRVYGRMVAQGEWRDYAMTGHKDFAEFAVFRRTGDAPAYRIEKRPALQTRQGQWAVIGEGGQILKRGRDLGQVLRVFDGRRFQVVD, from the coding sequence ATGAGCATGACCCCTCACGACACGGCGCCGGCCCCCGGCCCCGTCTTCTTTGACCGGCGCGAACTGGACCCCATCCTGCGCGTCTATGGCCGGATGGTCGCTCAGGGCGAATGGCGCGACTACGCCATGACCGGCCACAAGGACTTCGCCGAGTTCGCCGTCTTTCGTCGCACCGGCGACGCCCCCGCCTACCGCATCGAAAAACGCCCGGCCCTCCAGACCCGCCAGGGCCAATGGGCCGTCATCGGCGAGGGCGGCCAAATCCTGAAACGCGGCCGCGACCTGGGACAGGTGCTGCGGGTCTTCGACGGTCGCAGGTTCCAGGTCGTGGATTAG
- a CDS encoding trypsin-like peptidase domain-containing protein produces the protein MLMPIRSKAVSSIALALALAAAATPVLARPAAQADTRTTAAGLPYDARRGVFSFSSGLEGSLPAVVQVTTLGQSRGPSSDSTDPKPYASGSGVIVDAAEGLVITNNHVVEGGRKFTIDLTDGRLFDAVLVGADKATDIAVLRITPDGRPLNLKQVQTVDSDTLRTGDLAFAVGYPLGLDQTLTMGVISGLNRSGLGDAVEDYIQTDAAVNSGNSGGPLLDSRGRLIGINTSILSGGLGGGNDGIAFAVPTRIMLYVADQLKANGEVKRGQTGAIFGSLNAERARELHLGIVRGAVVADVAPGSPAERAGLRHNDVITRLQGRPVANAGSVNATVGIAAPGSDLSVSYLRDGRDATTSLRVETPSDQPVTIGAQSVVAYGAALRNQDGGAQVVSVQAGSAAAQADLTAGDVVTAIAGAPVADARAAAAALQTASGAVELTITRGGERQALTLNL, from the coding sequence ATGCTCATGCCGATCCGCTCCAAGGCCGTCTCCTCCATCGCCCTCGCCCTGGCTCTGGCGGCCGCCGCGACGCCCGTCCTGGCCCGCCCCGCCGCCCAGGCCGACACGCGCACGACCGCCGCCGGCCTGCCCTATGATGCGCGGCGCGGCGTGTTCAGCTTCTCTTCGGGGCTGGAGGGTTCGCTGCCGGCGGTGGTGCAGGTCACGACGCTGGGCCAGTCACGCGGCCCCAGCTCGGATTCGACCGATCCCAAACCCTACGCCTCCGGCTCGGGCGTCATCGTCGATGCGGCCGAGGGGCTGGTCATCACCAACAATCATGTGGTCGAGGGCGGGCGAAAGTTCACCATCGACCTGACCGACGGCCGCCTGTTCGACGCCGTGCTGGTCGGGGCGGACAAGGCCACCGACATCGCCGTGCTGCGCATCACCCCGGACGGACGGCCGCTGAACCTGAAACAGGTCCAGACGGTGGATTCCGACACCCTGCGCACCGGCGACCTGGCGTTTGCGGTCGGCTATCCGCTGGGCCTGGACCAGACCCTGACCATGGGCGTCATCTCGGGGTTGAACCGCTCCGGTCTGGGCGATGCGGTCGAGGACTATATCCAGACCGACGCGGCCGTGAACTCGGGCAACTCCGGCGGGCCGCTGCTGGACAGCCGGGGTCGGCTGATCGGCATCAACACCTCGATCCTGTCGGGCGGTCTGGGCGGCGGCAACGACGGCATCGCCTTCGCCGTGCCGACGCGGATCATGCTCTACGTGGCTGACCAACTGAAGGCCAATGGCGAGGTCAAGCGCGGCCAGACCGGCGCCATCTTCGGCTCGCTGAACGCCGAACGGGCGCGCGAACTGCATCTGGGCATCGTGCGCGGCGCCGTCGTTGCCGACGTGGCCCCCGGCTCTCCGGCCGAGCGGGCGGGCCTGCGCCACAACGACGTCATCACCCGCCTGCAGGGCCGGCCGGTCGCCAATGCGGGATCGGTCAACGCCACGGTGGGCATCGCCGCGCCGGGTTCGGACCTCAGCGTCTCCTATCTGCGCGACGGCCGCGACGCCACGACCTCGCTTCGCGTCGAGACCCCGTCCGACCAGCCGGTGACGATCGGCGCCCAGTCGGTCGTGGCCTATGGGGCCGCTCTGCGAAATCAGGACGGCGGCGCCCAGGTGGTCAGCGTCCAGGCCGGGTCGGCGGCCGCCCAGGCCGATCTGACGGCCGGCGACGTCGTCACCGCCATTGCGGGCGCCCCCGTCGCCGACGCGCGCGCGGCGGCCGCCGCCTTGCAGACCGCCAGCGGCGCGGTGGAACTGACGATAACGCGGGGCGGCGAACGCCAGGCCCTGACCCTGAACCTCTAG
- a CDS encoding DUF6356 family protein, with amino-acid sequence MSQTTMDRSRPGATPFARLFRDHPREVGETYFQHMAASARFGFKLMGLAGAAFVHAVVPGLHRTTVSTAIRGMARDMGGRAEEAKESRMRDAGVWDVGL; translated from the coding sequence ATGAGCCAGACGACGATGGACCGCAGCCGCCCCGGCGCGACCCCGTTCGCCCGGCTGTTCCGCGACCATCCGCGCGAGGTGGGCGAAACCTATTTTCAGCACATGGCCGCCTCGGCCCGCTTCGGCTTCAAGCTGATGGGGTTGGCCGGGGCCGCCTTCGTCCACGCCGTCGTGCCGGGCCTGCATAGGACCACGGTCTCGACCGCCATTCGCGGCATGGCGCGCGACATGGGCGGCCGGGCCGAAGAGGCGAAAGAGAGCCGGATGCGCGACGCCGGCGTCTGGGACGTGGGGCTCTAG
- the rlmN gene encoding 23S rRNA (adenine(2503)-C(2))-methyltransferase RlmN, translating to MSITLDLSRVSNAAPNAPVNLSGLTRAGLRQALIDAGVCPPEKAKMRASQVWSWIHHYGVTDFAAMSNVAKDMQARLAEHFTLARPEVVERQVSKDGTRKWLIRTAPGIEIETVYIPDVGRAGALCVSSQVGCTLNCTFCHTGTQKLVRNLTAAEIVAQVQVARDDLGEWPSPKEDRRLSNIVFMGMGEPLYNLDHVADAIDIISDNEGIALSRRRITVSTSGVVPQLQALGERTAAMLAISLHATNDPLRDVLVPLNKKYPLDQLMAAIRAYPGLSNARRVTFEYVMLKGVNDSPEEARALLKLIEGIPAKINLIPFNPWPGVDYECSDWKTIERFAAILNKAGYASPIRTPRGRDILAACGQLKSESEKVRASALRKAEQAAA from the coding sequence TTGAGCATCACGCTCGATCTTTCGCGCGTCTCGAACGCCGCTCCCAACGCCCCCGTCAACCTCAGCGGTCTGACGCGCGCGGGCCTGCGCCAGGCCCTGATCGACGCGGGCGTCTGCCCGCCCGAGAAGGCCAAGATGCGCGCCAGCCAGGTGTGGAGCTGGATCCACCACTATGGCGTCACCGACTTCGCGGCCATGTCGAACGTCGCCAAGGACATGCAGGCCAGACTGGCCGAGCATTTCACCCTGGCCCGGCCCGAGGTGGTCGAGCGCCAGGTCTCCAAGGACGGCACGCGCAAATGGCTGATCCGCACCGCGCCGGGCATCGAGATCGAGACCGTCTATATCCCCGACGTGGGCCGGGCCGGCGCCCTGTGCGTGTCCAGCCAGGTGGGCTGCACCCTGAACTGCACCTTCTGCCACACCGGCACGCAGAAGCTGGTCCGCAACCTGACCGCCGCCGAGATCGTGGCCCAGGTCCAGGTGGCGCGTGACGACCTGGGCGAATGGCCGTCGCCGAAAGAAGACCGGCGGCTGTCGAACATCGTCTTCATGGGCATGGGCGAACCCCTCTACAATCTGGACCATGTCGCCGACGCCATCGACATCATCTCGGACAACGAAGGCATCGCCCTGTCGCGCCGCCGGATCACGGTCTCGACCTCGGGCGTGGTGCCGCAGCTTCAGGCGCTGGGCGAGCGGACGGCGGCCATGCTGGCCATCAGCCTGCACGCCACCAACGACCCCTTGCGCGACGTGCTGGTGCCGCTGAACAAGAAATATCCGCTGGACCAGCTGATGGCGGCCATCCGGGCCTATCCGGGCCTGTCGAACGCGCGGCGGGTGACGTTCGAATACGTCATGTTGAAGGGCGTCAACGACAGCCCCGAAGAGGCGCGCGCCCTTCTGAAGCTGATCGAGGGCATCCCGGCCAAGATCAACCTGATCCCGTTCAACCCCTGGCCGGGCGTCGACTACGAATGCTCGGACTGGAAGACCATCGAACGGTTCGCCGCCATCCTGAACAAGGCCGGATACGCCAGCCCCATCCGCACCCCCCGCGGCCGCGACATCCTGGCCGCCTGCGGCCAGCTGAAGTCCGAAAGCGAAAAGGTCCGCGCCAGCGCGCTCAGGAAGGCGGAGCAGGCGGCGGCATAG
- a CDS encoding acyl-CoA desaturase, producing MTDHDPCAVNHLIETPDCSPVKGRVVWDPVPSLWNGTMLAVTLIFGAATFSLGALAVFIVTTGTTLLLGHSVGFHRRMIHGSFDCPLWLERLLSWFGTVVGMSGPFRMIRAHDIRDWAQRQSDCHDYLAHRRPMLIDAIWQMHGRLVLERPPAFDLGRIGRDPVHRFLERTWMLQQLPVAGGLWLLGGWGFVVWGVCARVSISVIGHWFVGHLAHRRGPQTWQVVDAGVQAHDVPWAAIPTMGEAWHNNHHAWPGSARIGLYPGQSDWGFRFIQLLERLGLAWNVRTPERMTMRHTQLEMVR from the coding sequence ATGACCGACCATGACCCCTGCGCCGTGAACCATCTGATCGAGACGCCCGACTGCAGTCCGGTGAAGGGGCGGGTCGTCTGGGACCCGGTCCCCTCCCTGTGGAACGGGACCATGCTGGCCGTGACCCTGATCTTCGGCGCGGCGACCTTCAGCCTGGGCGCCCTTGCCGTCTTCATCGTCACGACGGGGACGACCCTGTTGTTGGGTCATTCGGTCGGGTTTCATCGTCGGATGATCCACGGCAGTTTCGACTGTCCGCTGTGGCTGGAGCGGTTGCTCTCCTGGTTCGGAACGGTGGTGGGCATGAGCGGCCCGTTCCGCATGATCCGCGCCCACGACATCCGCGACTGGGCCCAGCGCCAGTCGGACTGCCACGACTATCTGGCGCACCGGCGGCCGATGCTGATCGACGCGATCTGGCAGATGCACGGCCGACTGGTGCTGGAACGCCCGCCCGCCTTCGACCTGGGCCGGATCGGCCGCGATCCCGTCCATCGTTTCCTGGAACGGACATGGATGCTGCAACAACTGCCCGTCGCAGGCGGCCTGTGGTTGCTGGGCGGCTGGGGCTTCGTGGTCTGGGGCGTCTGCGCCCGCGTCTCCATCAGCGTGATCGGCCACTGGTTCGTGGGCCATCTGGCGCATCGGCGCGGCCCCCAGACCTGGCAGGTCGTCGACGCAGGCGTCCAGGCCCACGACGTCCCCTGGGCCGCCATCCCCACCATGGGGGAGGCCTGGCACAACAACCACCACGCCTGGCCTGGCTCGGCCCGCATCGGCCTCTATCCCGGCCAGAGCGACTGGGGCTTCCGCTTCATCCAACTGTTGGAACGGCTAGGTCTGGCGTGGAACGTCAGGACGCCGGAGAGGATGACGATGAGGCATACTCAGCTAGAAATGGTGAGGTGA
- a CDS encoding metalloregulator ArsR/SmtB family transcription factor: MSIMQRVFEALSSPIRRKILAYLAHADLTAGEIAAKFEISKPAVSQHLSVLEVAGLVTSEKKGQYVHYSLAPDQLTNTLNGYVQEVCPVAKPLKRESAALAKARKDNRGDDAA; this comes from the coding sequence ATGTCGATCATGCAGCGCGTGTTCGAAGCCCTCTCCAGTCCCATCCGGCGCAAGATCCTGGCCTATCTGGCCCATGCCGACCTGACGGCGGGGGAGATCGCGGCCAAGTTCGAAATCTCCAAGCCCGCGGTGTCGCAACACCTTTCGGTGTTGGAAGTCGCCGGTCTGGTGACCAGCGAGAAGAAGGGCCAGTACGTCCATTACAGCCTGGCGCCCGATCAACTGACCAACACCCTGAACGGCTATGTCCAGGAGGTCTGTCCGGTCGCCAAGCCGCTGAAACGCGAAAGCGCGGCCTTGGCCAAGGCGCGAAAGGACAACCGGGGCGACGACGCCGCGTAA
- a CDS encoding DUF350 domain-containing protein, producing MDPSLSNVLSSAEVQAFASGFPVMVMHLIVTLLLLAAGATVYAMLTPWKEVELIRQGNTAAAMAFAGVLVGLAVPLAVSLAVSTSVRDIAIWGVATVVLQLLAFRVVDLLLTGLPERIRHGEISAAVVLLGAKLATAVILSAALTG from the coding sequence ATGGACCCGTCCCTGTCGAACGTGCTGTCGAGCGCCGAGGTGCAGGCCTTCGCCTCGGGCTTTCCGGTCATGGTGATGCACCTGATCGTGACCCTGCTGCTGCTGGCGGCGGGGGCGACGGTCTATGCGATGCTGACGCCGTGGAAAGAGGTGGAGCTGATCCGTCAGGGCAATACGGCGGCGGCCATGGCTTTCGCCGGCGTGCTGGTGGGGCTGGCCGTGCCGCTGGCGGTGTCTCTGGCGGTGTCGACCTCGGTGCGCGACATCGCCATCTGGGGCGTGGCGACGGTGGTGCTGCAGCTGCTGGCGTTCCGGGTCGTGGACCTGTTGCTGACCGGCCTGCCCGAGCGGATCCGGCACGGAGAGATTTCGGCGGCGGTGGTGCTGCTGGGCGCCAAGCTGGCCACGGCGGTGATCCTGTCCGCCGCCCTGACCGGCTGA
- a CDS encoding serine protease yields the protein MQFPRLPDWAIYGAVAAVLLAVSLGRRENADAPPALTATDGEEGPLLGPITPFDTAVTIDAGETPFQPSAGTAFSIAGRGRWITARHVVEGCRKPALVVGPGRAVAADVRLAPRADVALLITDGGPAALPVAVRDPLRKGQRAFHPGFPQGRPGEVTSRLLGRETLKVFGRGAREEPVLAWAEVGRTDGLEGTLSGLSGAPALDSQGRVVGVTIAEAPRRGRIYTTAPETFGRAIRGEQTRAEAARGPAVTTEDYGQVSNMLRRDLRVAQVVCLAV from the coding sequence ATGCAGTTTCCGCGTCTGCCGGACTGGGCCATCTACGGGGCGGTGGCGGCCGTCCTCCTGGCCGTGTCGCTGGGCCGGCGCGAGAACGCCGACGCGCCGCCCGCGCTGACGGCGACCGATGGCGAGGAGGGGCCGCTGCTGGGGCCGATCACGCCGTTCGATACGGCCGTGACCATCGACGCGGGCGAGACGCCGTTCCAGCCTTCGGCGGGCACCGCCTTCTCCATCGCCGGGCGCGGACGCTGGATCACCGCGCGCCATGTGGTCGAGGGCTGTCGCAAGCCGGCGCTGGTGGTGGGGCCGGGCCGGGCGGTGGCCGCCGACGTGCGGCTGGCGCCGCGCGCGGACGTGGCGCTTCTGATCACCGACGGCGGGCCGGCGGCCCTGCCCGTGGCGGTGCGCGATCCGCTGAGAAAAGGACAACGGGCGTTCCACCCCGGCTTTCCCCAGGGGCGGCCGGGCGAGGTGACGTCGCGCCTGCTGGGCCGCGAGACGCTGAAGGTGTTCGGACGCGGCGCGCGCGAGGAGCCGGTTCTGGCCTGGGCCGAGGTCGGGCGCACCGACGGGCTGGAGGGGACGCTGTCGGGCCTGTCGGGGGCGCCGGCGCTGGATTCGCAGGGTCGCGTGGTGGGCGTGACTATCGCCGAGGCGCCACGCCGGGGCCGCATCTATACGACCGCGCCCGAGACCTTCGGCCGCGCGATCCGGGGCGAACAGACCCGGGCGGAGGCGGCGCGAGGTCCGGCGGTGACGACCGAAGACTATGGCCAGGTGTCGAATATGCTGAGACGCGACCTGCGCGTGGCCCAGGTGGTGTGTCTGGCGGTCTGA